In one Culex quinquefasciatus strain JHB chromosome 2, VPISU_Cqui_1.0_pri_paternal, whole genome shotgun sequence genomic region, the following are encoded:
- the LOC6036146 gene encoding putative defense protein Hdd11, translating into MAYRFACVLLTVALCVAPALSFSAGAPDGACGDMIPQHHTDPQKSAAPYSIGLSKKQIRSGEGVTVTVKGNSPKDTIKGLLCQARVGETPVGSFDVPPNNNYVQTLACGNSKSSAVTHKKITTAPNSISFNWVAPKGLSENVVMTCTIALNGGVFWVKERAVDALRVN; encoded by the exons ATGGCCTACCGATTCGCGTGCGTCCTGCTGACCGTGGCCCTGTGCGTTGCCCCGGCGTTGTCCTTCTCGGCCGGTGCTCCGGATGGCGCCTGCGGAGACATGATCCCCCAGCATCACACCGACCCGCAAAAATCCGCCGCCCCCTACTCAATTGGGCTGTCCAAGAAGCAGATTCGCTCGGGTGAGGGCGTTACGGTGACCGTCAAGGGAAACAGCCCCAAGGACACGATCAAGGGACTGCTGTGCCAGGCCCGCGTCGGCGAGACCCCGGTCGGATCGTTCGACGTTCCGCCAAACAACAACTACGTCCAGACGCTGGCCTGTGGCAACTCCAAGTCG TCGGCCGTCACCCACAAGAAGATCACCACCGCCCCcaacagcatctccttcaactGGGTTGCCCCGAAGGGACTGAGCGAAAATGTCGTCATGACCTGCACCATCGCCCTGAACGGTGGAGTGTTCTGGGTTAAGGAGCGTGCGGTCGATGCTCTGCGTGTCAACTAA